A single window of Methanoregula sp. DNA harbors:
- a CDS encoding GTP-binding protein, translating into MISTGINGIDDMLGGGIPKGSWVLYSMEPGVDGQLFTISTLFSALKKGLSCLVVLPHTTFDIFKHDAALKLGCPLEIFNKKIVFIDAVDRERIEKSSRKRKEVQKKWEARIAKLCTENEVEVVFIYVDLINEDLGLEGALSVANTAKTSSKTTVILEHLNLNGKLCIERFIKKYTFDLIISISSAFRSHPHFDYFTLLHTSWSTVPKRSVPFVITEGNVVLYIPKIVVTGPARSGKSTFITSASDFGVSIDRRSTTGDPTTVAMDFGWLHWKDFDITLYGTPGEPRFDLVVPNLLNHAMGAVLLIDATKPTTLERAQHHIRLIKEKHLPMVVAANKADLPETMSDQEIREKLKLGEDTPIFFISAPRKSDVRLVLESLVDSITKFTY; encoded by the coding sequence ATGATTTCCACGGGGATCAACGGGATCGATGATATGCTGGGGGGAGGTATCCCCAAAGGCAGCTGGGTGCTGTACAGCATGGAGCCTGGCGTTGACGGGCAGCTCTTCACGATCTCGACCCTTTTCTCGGCATTGAAAAAAGGGCTCTCCTGCCTCGTCGTGCTCCCCCACACCACATTTGACATTTTCAAACACGATGCTGCACTAAAACTGGGGTGTCCGCTTGAAATTTTTAACAAAAAGATCGTGTTTATCGATGCAGTCGACCGCGAACGGATCGAAAAAAGCAGCCGGAAACGAAAAGAGGTGCAAAAGAAGTGGGAGGCGCGGATCGCAAAGCTCTGCACCGAGAACGAAGTCGAAGTTGTCTTCATCTATGTCGACCTGATCAATGAAGACCTGGGGCTTGAGGGCGCACTCTCTGTTGCAAATACCGCAAAGACCAGCAGCAAGACCACCGTGATCCTTGAGCACCTGAACCTCAATGGCAAGCTCTGTATCGAACGCTTCATCAAAAAATATACATTTGACCTGATCATCTCCATCTCCTCCGCGTTCCGCTCGCACCCCCATTTCGATTACTTTACCCTGCTGCATACTTCGTGGTCAACAGTACCAAAAAGGTCGGTGCCGTTTGTCATCACGGAAGGTAACGTGGTGCTGTACATCCCCAAGATCGTTGTCACCGGTCCTGCCCGGTCGGGGAAGTCCACATTTATCACTAGCGCCTCTGATTTCGGTGTCTCTATTGACCGACGGAGCACTACGGGAGACCCGACTACGGTTGCCATGGACTTTGGCTGGCTGCACTGGAAGGACTTTGATATAACCCTCTATGGTACTCCCGGGGAACCTCGGTTTGACCTGGTCGTCCCCAACCTGCTCAACCATGCAATGGGAGCCGTCCTCCTAATCGATGCGACAAAACCCACAACGCTTGAGCGGGCACAACACCATATCAGGCTTATTAAGGAAAAACATCTGCCGATGGTGGTTGCCGCCAATAAGGCAGACCTCCCGGAAACGATGAGCGACCAGGAAATCCGCGAAAAATTAAAGCTCGGTGAAGACACGCCAATCTTCTTCATCTCGGCACCGCGCAAATCGGATGTCCGCCTCGTTCTCGAATCGCTCGTTGACTCCATAACAAAATTCACGTACTGA
- a CDS encoding undecaprenyl diphosphate synthase family protein, which yields MIYWLYEQMLKRKITVLPVQICFMISGQDMALAPENLALVTGWCNEISAHVEKQAGSKENTILGLTFHVSTPLPDVMGRCLPAIHKIGGIARLVLHYQDKEEVRGEGLEVVVAIGKSGREEITSCIRKMAEDKIPPGTVDERLLESYLTFKYVPDIVIKSGGAHLTDFLIWQSVYSELFFSDVNWKYFRKVDFFRILRDYQSRARRFGK from the coding sequence ATGATCTACTGGCTTTATGAACAGATGCTCAAACGGAAGATCACAGTCCTTCCGGTGCAGATCTGTTTCATGATCAGCGGCCAGGACATGGCTTTAGCTCCTGAAAACCTTGCGCTTGTTACAGGCTGGTGCAATGAAATTTCAGCACACGTGGAAAAACAGGCAGGGTCAAAAGAGAACACGATACTTGGGCTCACGTTTCATGTAAGCACACCGTTACCTGATGTCATGGGACGGTGCCTGCCTGCAATTCATAAAATCGGGGGGATTGCCCGGCTTGTCCTTCATTACCAGGACAAGGAGGAGGTCAGAGGCGAGGGCCTTGAGGTCGTCGTGGCGATTGGAAAAAGCGGCCGGGAAGAGATAACGTCCTGCATCAGGAAGATGGCAGAGGACAAAATCCCCCCCGGTACGGTTGACGAACGGCTGCTTGAGTCATATCTGACCTTCAAATACGTCCCGGATATCGTAATCAAGAGCGGGGGAGCCCACCTCACCGATTTTCTCATCTGGCAATCGGTATATTCTGAACTATTCTTCTCCGATGTGAACTGGAAGTACTTCAGGAAAGTGGATTTCTTCCGGATCCTCCGGGACTACCAGTCACGGGCCCGCCGTTTTGGAAAATAA
- the dph5 gene encoding diphthine synthase: MLTFVGLGLFDKHDVSEKGRACIARADKVFLECYTSRLMGSSIGELEQYYNKKIHLLSREDVEQNPDRILQSAESAHVAFLTAGDPMVSTTHIDLRIRAAERGIGTSIIHGPSISSAVCGLTGLQNYRFGKSCSLPFPHKNWAPTTPIDVVAGNLAQNLHTLVYLDIQDDRHMTIHEAVDLLEDMAATKRLTIPLYVGVARAGSDQPVIGAGPADRIRAFDFGPPLHILIIPAGLHDMEKKYLEVFAGL; the protein is encoded by the coding sequence ATGCTGACATTTGTCGGGCTTGGTCTCTTTGATAAACATGATGTCTCGGAAAAAGGGCGGGCATGCATTGCCAGAGCAGATAAAGTATTTCTTGAATGTTATACCTCGCGTCTGATGGGCTCATCCATCGGGGAACTCGAACAGTATTATAACAAAAAGATTCACCTGCTCTCGCGGGAGGATGTTGAACAGAACCCTGACAGGATATTACAGAGCGCGGAGTCAGCCCATGTCGCATTTCTCACAGCAGGCGATCCCATGGTTTCCACCACCCATATCGACCTGCGGATACGGGCGGCAGAGCGGGGGATCGGGACATCAATCATCCATGGTCCTTCGATCTCCAGCGCCGTCTGCGGGTTGACCGGTCTCCAGAATTACCGGTTCGGCAAATCCTGCTCGCTGCCGTTCCCGCACAAGAACTGGGCTCCCACAACCCCGATCGATGTAGTTGCCGGGAACCTTGCCCAGAACCTCCATACCCTTGTATATCTCGATATTCAGGATGACCGTCACATGACCATCCATGAAGCAGTGGACCTCCTCGAAGACATGGCAGCGACAAAAAGGCTGACCATTCCCCTCTATGTCGGGGTAGCCCGTGCAGGTTCCGATCAACCCGTCATTGGTGCCGGCCCGGCAGACCGGATCCGGGCATTCGATTTCGGGCCCCCGCTGCATATCCTTATCATTCCTGCCGGATTACACGACATGGAAAAAAAGTACCTTGAGGTGTTTGCAGGACTATGA
- the feoB gene encoding ferrous iron transport protein B, which produces MPERERSRRRFGLKNKVATDASCPPADFTVVLAGNANVGKSATINQLTGSEQVTGNWPGKTVECAGGILQHEGYRIHIIDLPGIYSLSTYSTEEKVSREFILNNHPDVVINIVDASALERNLFFTLQLIELNVPLIVVVNQTDLAAEKGIFVDTEVLAEVLGVAVVPTVAIHGKGMAALSDAIVATAKNKTLPRQIPYGREVEDRIMQVTALLPSDPALAPSRWTAIRLLENDPDILRMAGEHAPAAVKAARQYARELEMMHGEPSGIILTGERYHTAERITRSVMEIRQPSPADIPFSDRLDRLALHPVAGYALIFLVIGGLLVWTFIIGEGISEYLIAILSSISPVQPFIAGSVTDILLFGAWTGLVAALTLIVPYVLPFYLFLSIIEDSGYLTRISMMLDQGMHRLGLHGKAIIPLILGYGCTVPACLSCRILETGKQKLLAAFLVTLIPCSARTIVILSVVATFVNIWWALALYLFNILLVIILGRIAFRVVEGESVGMIMEMPEYHVPSGSVVLAQTWARTKSLIWIVLPAYIIGGIAISGAYSAGLLDPINAALSPITVTLLGLPVLTGVVFVFGIVRKEITILTLAALFGTTVFSSVLSPVQLIVFALVTMIYTPCISTIFVFLSEFGWKKAAAVIASETALAVILGAVAYRLLSLFM; this is translated from the coding sequence ATGCCGGAACGGGAACGGAGCAGGAGGAGGTTTGGACTGAAAAATAAGGTCGCAACTGACGCCAGCTGCCCCCCGGCTGATTTCACTGTAGTACTTGCCGGCAATGCCAATGTCGGGAAAAGCGCAACGATCAACCAGCTGACCGGTTCAGAACAGGTGACCGGTAACTGGCCCGGAAAAACCGTTGAGTGTGCGGGCGGGATCCTCCAGCATGAAGGGTACAGGATCCATATCATCGACCTGCCGGGAATTTACTCGTTATCCACGTACTCCACCGAGGAGAAGGTCTCCCGGGAGTTCATCCTCAATAACCATCCTGACGTTGTCATCAATATCGTTGATGCATCTGCCCTTGAACGCAACCTCTTTTTTACGCTCCAGCTGATAGAACTGAATGTCCCTCTCATCGTTGTCGTAAACCAGACAGACCTTGCGGCAGAAAAAGGCATCTTTGTCGATACTGAGGTGCTTGCGGAGGTGCTTGGCGTCGCTGTGGTACCTACTGTTGCGATCCATGGAAAAGGGATGGCCGCCTTGTCAGACGCCATCGTTGCCACCGCAAAGAACAAGACACTGCCCCGGCAGATCCCTTACGGGAGGGAGGTCGAGGACCGCATCATGCAGGTCACCGCACTCCTTCCTTCGGATCCGGCGCTCGCCCCTTCCCGCTGGACAGCTATCAGGCTCCTTGAGAATGACCCAGATATTCTCCGCATGGCAGGAGAGCATGCACCGGCAGCAGTCAAGGCAGCCCGCCAGTATGCCCGGGAGCTGGAGATGATGCATGGTGAACCATCCGGCATCATCCTCACCGGGGAACGGTACCATACCGCCGAACGCATTACCCGCAGCGTGATGGAGATCCGGCAACCTTCCCCGGCCGATATCCCTTTTTCAGACAGGCTCGACAGGCTCGCGCTTCATCCTGTTGCCGGCTATGCACTTATCTTCCTTGTGATTGGGGGGCTGCTTGTCTGGACCTTCATCATCGGGGAGGGTATATCCGAATACCTCATTGCCATTTTATCCTCGATATCTCCCGTCCAGCCGTTTATTGCCGGGTCAGTCACCGATATTCTCTTGTTTGGGGCATGGACGGGACTTGTTGCGGCATTGACCCTGATTGTGCCATACGTCCTCCCCTTTTACCTCTTCCTCTCCATAATCGAAGATTCAGGATACCTCACCCGCATCTCGATGATGCTGGATCAGGGGATGCACCGGCTCGGGTTGCACGGAAAAGCGATCATCCCGCTAATCCTCGGATACGGGTGCACTGTGCCGGCCTGCCTTTCCTGCCGTATCCTCGAAACCGGCAAACAGAAGCTGCTTGCCGCATTCCTGGTGACTCTCATCCCATGTTCAGCCCGCACCATTGTTATCCTCAGCGTTGTGGCGACGTTCGTGAATATCTGGTGGGCGCTTGCTCTCTATCTCTTTAACATCCTGCTGGTGATTATCCTTGGCAGGATCGCATTCAGGGTTGTTGAAGGTGAATCTGTCGGCATGATCATGGAGATGCCTGAATATCACGTTCCGTCGGGATCGGTTGTGCTTGCGCAGACCTGGGCGCGGACAAAATCCCTCATCTGGATCGTTCTGCCCGCGTATATTATCGGGGGTATAGCGATCAGCGGTGCTTACAGTGCCGGGCTGCTTGATCCGATAAATGCTGCCCTTTCACCAATTACGGTCACCCTGCTGGGCCTTCCGGTTTTGACCGGTGTCGTGTTTGTCTTTGGCATCGTAAGAAAGGAGATCACGATACTCACCCTTGCTGCTCTCTTTGGCACGACGGTATTCTCCTCGGTCCTTTCCCCGGTACAGCTGATTGTTTTTGCCCTTGTCACGATGATCTACACCCCCTGCATCTCGACAATCTTTGTATTCCTGTCAGAATTCGGGTGGAAAAAGGCAGCAGCAGTCATTGCATCCGAGACTGCCCTTGCTGTCATCCTCGGGGCGGTTGCCTATCGCCTGCTTTCCCTTTTCATGTGA
- a CDS encoding IPT/TIG domain-containing protein: MMGQFDLDMGRKKDRRKNGDTPYENAVSEVIGSVMLISIVVVGIAIVGVVLWSQPPPEKIPVLSASISNKSCMLTLSHEGGDLLDKTTFQILVDGTDQTANFANNGNPVWASWSIGDTLTYTSSPCPPIPQTVHIVYTGGGGTLVLSSAYFGTLQMPTGTTTTAPPTVPTFGSILPTSGTTAGGTGVTITGTGFTGATAVTFGGTAATSFTVVSDTSITATTPAHAAGAVDVVITAPGGTATGTGAYTYVAPTVPTFGSILPTSGTTAGGTGVTITGTGFTGATAVMFGGTAATSFTVVSDTSITATTPAHAAGAVDVVITAPGGTATGTGAYTYVAPPTFGSILPAFGTTAGGTIATISGTGFAGATAVTFGGTAATSFTVVSDISITATTPAHAAGAVDVVITAPGGTATGTGAYTYVTLPTVTGVSPMLGPATGGTSVAITGTDFTGATAVNFGSTPAASYIVNSATSITAVSPVGSAGPVDITVTTPGGTSATSPADIFRYYVIQSFTTVGTTSWSVPSGVTTVEYLVVAGGGGGGRYGGGGGAGGFLTGTLTGLSGSQTVTVGGGGAGSTSLTARGTNGGNSVFASITATGGGGGGSGTTNPTRNGATGGSGGGGATSNGAGGSGTAGQGNAGGAGARTSNYLGGGGGGAGAAGGAATNSVAGNGGAGTASSITDVSVTYAGGGGGGCSSLRVAGSGGAGGGGAGGDGVAGTNGQANTGGGGGGSGNTGNGGAGGSGIVIIKYY, translated from the coding sequence ATGATGGGGCAGTTCGATTTGGACATGGGCAGAAAGAAGGACCGGCGGAAGAATGGTGACACTCCTTATGAAAATGCGGTCTCGGAAGTAATCGGGAGTGTCATGCTCATCAGTATTGTCGTCGTCGGTATTGCTATTGTCGGGGTTGTGCTCTGGTCTCAGCCGCCTCCTGAGAAGATCCCGGTTCTGAGTGCGAGCATTTCAAACAAGAGTTGCATGCTTACACTCTCCCACGAGGGTGGTGACTTGCTTGACAAGACTACATTCCAAATCCTCGTTGATGGCACAGACCAGACTGCCAATTTTGCGAATAATGGGAACCCGGTATGGGCCTCGTGGAGTATCGGCGACACTCTTACCTACACCTCAAGCCCCTGCCCCCCCATACCCCAGACCGTCCATATTGTCTATACAGGTGGTGGGGGCACGCTCGTATTATCATCGGCATATTTCGGCACACTCCAAATGCCGACAGGAACCACGACAACCGCACCACCAACCGTCCCGACATTTGGCAGTATCTTACCTACGTCCGGAACAACAGCGGGTGGTACCGGTGTGACGATCACCGGGACAGGATTTACCGGGGCGACTGCAGTAACCTTTGGCGGTACAGCAGCAACCTCATTCACGGTTGTGAGCGACACATCGATCACTGCGACCACACCTGCACATGCAGCCGGGGCTGTTGACGTTGTTATTACAGCACCCGGCGGCACTGCAACCGGTACGGGCGCATATACGTATGTAGCACCAACCGTCCCGACGTTTGGGAGCATCTTACCGACGTCCGGAACAACAGCGGGCGGTACCGGTGTGACGATTACCGGGACAGGGTTTACCGGGGCGACCGCAGTAATGTTTGGCGGTACAGCAGCAACCTCGTTCACGGTTGTGAGCGACACATCGATCACGGCGACCACACCTGCACATGCAGCCGGAGCCGTTGACGTTGTTATTACAGCACCCGGCGGCACTGCAACCGGTACGGGCGCATATACGTATGTCGCTCCCCCGACGTTTGGCAGTATCTTACCGGCATTCGGCACGACAGCTGGTGGTACCATAGCCACAATCAGCGGGACAGGGTTTGCCGGGGCGACTGCAGTAACGTTTGGCGGTACAGCAGCAACCTCGTTCACGGTTGTGAGCGACATATCGATCACGGCGACCACACCTGCACATGCAGCCGGGGCTGTTGACGTTGTTATTACAGCACCCGGCGGCACTGCAACCGGGACGGGTGCATATACCTATGTGACTCTCCCGACCGTAACCGGCGTTTCACCGATGTTGGGTCCGGCAACGGGCGGAACCTCGGTAGCGATCACCGGAACAGACTTCACAGGAGCGACGGCAGTTAACTTTGGCAGCACCCCGGCAGCTTCGTACATTGTTAACAGCGCGACTTCAATCACAGCGGTCTCACCGGTTGGGTCAGCCGGACCCGTTGACATCACCGTAACCACGCCCGGTGGGACATCTGCGACCTCACCCGCCGACATATTCCGCTATTATGTCATCCAGTCTTTCACGACGGTCGGAACAACATCCTGGAGCGTGCCTTCAGGTGTAACTACCGTTGAATACCTTGTCGTGGCAGGAGGCGGTGGTGGAGGGCGTTACGGTGGCGGCGGCGGAGCTGGGGGATTCCTCACCGGCACATTGACCGGTTTATCCGGTTCCCAGACGGTAACGGTTGGAGGAGGCGGCGCAGGATCAACAAGTCTGACGGCTCGTGGTACAAACGGAGGCAACTCTGTATTTGCATCGATTACCGCAACCGGTGGAGGCGGTGGCGGTAGTGGAACTACCAACCCAACTCGTAACGGAGCAACCGGAGGGTCCGGTGGCGGTGGCGCAACATCAAATGGCGCTGGCGGATCGGGCACAGCTGGTCAGGGAAATGCTGGTGGAGCTGGGGCCAGAACCTCCAATTATCTTGGTGGCGGCGGCGGTGGAGCCGGTGCTGCTGGTGGCGCTGCAACTAACTCTGTTGCCGGCAATGGAGGTGCGGGAACCGCATCTTCTATTACCGATGTATCGGTAACATATGCCGGTGGCGGCGGCGGCGGTTGCAGCTCGTTGCGTGTAGCTGGTAGTGGCGGTGCCGGTGGCGGCGGCGCAGGTGGTGATGGTGTTGCTGGTACAAACGGACAAGCGAATACCGGTGGTGGCGGTGGCGGCAGCGGTAATACGGGCAACGGCGGCGCTGGCGGCTCCGGTATCGTCATTATCAAGTATTATTAA
- a CDS encoding metal-dependent transcriptional regulator translates to MASEQLEEYLEAIYDIGEKEGTAKTTSIAKCLKVTPASVTEALQNLSEKGYVSYEPYRGATLTGSGLELARKVKRRHRLLEVFLTDILKIRNENVHDEACRMEHTLSDETECALCKMLHAPSRCPHGSLIQPCNREVDDCSGCLMGEQKSSEIREEPIVSVSHLEPGQGGTIMFIRGDRKVVQRLSDLGLTVKTVISLIRKAPMEGPVEIAVRRTKLAIDRAIADDIFVSPVPEQA, encoded by the coding sequence ATGGCCTCGGAGCAGCTCGAAGAGTACTTAGAAGCAATCTACGATATCGGGGAGAAAGAAGGCACTGCAAAGACCACATCGATTGCAAAATGCCTGAAGGTGACCCCCGCAAGTGTCACCGAAGCCCTGCAGAACCTGTCGGAAAAAGGGTACGTAAGTTATGAGCCGTACCGGGGAGCGACCCTCACCGGATCAGGACTGGAGCTGGCACGGAAGGTCAAGCGTCGCCACCGCCTTCTTGAGGTCTTCTTAACAGATATCCTCAAGATCAGGAACGAAAATGTCCATGACGAGGCATGCAGGATGGAGCATACGCTCTCGGACGAAACCGAATGTGCGCTCTGCAAGATGCTGCACGCCCCCTCGCGCTGCCCCCATGGCAGCCTGATTCAGCCCTGCAACCGTGAGGTTGATGACTGCAGCGGCTGCCTGATGGGAGAACAGAAATCCTCCGAGATACGGGAGGAGCCGATCGTCTCCGTTTCCCACCTTGAGCCCGGGCAAGGCGGCACGATCATGTTTATCCGTGGCGACCGGAAGGTTGTCCAGCGCCTTTCAGATCTCGGCCTTACGGTTAAAACCGTCATCTCCCTTATCCGGAAAGCCCCGATGGAGGGGCCGGTTGAAATTGCCGTGCGCAGAACAAAGCTTGCGATTGACCGGGCAATCGCTGACGATATCTTTGTCTCCCCTGTTCCGGAGCAGGCCTGA
- a CDS encoding DUF357 domain-containing protein — protein sequence MRVAECRDFLSNHLGFARITAPEKTPLYATAEDILGMAAAYLHDGTTFLSSGDWVNALASFCYGYGWLHFGAITGYVEMPSLSCPFSTPFEHAPAALRGRLEEKCARYARMLDTARLAVVPSPEQGTVMHAAADRVLAITAVYGRQGGRFEADGHTEDALACFSYGHGWLDAAVRAGIFTIVSDRDLFTV from the coding sequence ATGAGGGTCGCAGAATGCAGGGATTTTCTTTCAAACCATCTCGGTTTTGCCCGTATCACAGCGCCGGAAAAAACACCCTTGTATGCAACAGCAGAAGATATCCTCGGGATGGCTGCCGCATATCTCCATGACGGGACCACGTTCCTCTCTTCAGGGGACTGGGTAAATGCCCTTGCTTCATTCTGTTACGGGTACGGGTGGCTCCATTTCGGTGCAATCACAGGGTATGTTGAGATGCCGTCCTTGTCCTGCCCGTTCAGCACCCCGTTTGAACATGCACCCGCTGCCCTTCGTGGCAGACTTGAGGAAAAATGTGCACGGTACGCCCGCATGCTGGACACTGCCCGTTTGGCGGTTGTCCCCTCCCCGGAGCAGGGAACGGTAATGCATGCTGCAGCAGACCGTGTCCTTGCCATTACAGCCGTGTATGGCCGGCAGGGCGGCCGGTTTGAGGCTGATGGGCACACTGAAGACGCCCTTGCCTGTTTCAGCTACGGGCACGGCTGGCTTGATGCTGCGGTCCGGGCCGGGATTTTTACCATAGTTTCTGACCGGGATCTGTTCACGGTTTGA
- the uppS gene encoding polyprenyl diphosphate synthase, producing the protein MIREALLEPLYERILRMQFGHIPRHIAIIQDGNRRYARAIGINTSEGHRAGAEKTEEMLDWAHELGIRHITLYTFSTENFSRDDEEVGQLFALFKERFIRVLTDERVHKYRIRVQMVGDRSLVPPDLLEAISEAEEATKNYSGFCLNIALAYGGRNEIVLAARDILSSVEGGAIMPDAIDVKMVESHLHGGKGLPPVDLIIRTGNDWRTSNFLPWLANGHESAVYFCAPYWPLFRKIDLLRAIRVYDQRMISKQ; encoded by the coding sequence GTGATCCGCGAAGCCCTGCTCGAACCGCTCTATGAACGAATCCTCCGCATGCAATTTGGCCATATCCCGCGCCATATTGCAATCATCCAGGACGGGAACCGGCGTTATGCGCGGGCGATCGGGATCAACACCTCGGAGGGTCACCGGGCTGGTGCGGAGAAGACCGAGGAGATGCTTGACTGGGCCCACGAGCTGGGAATCCGGCATATCACTCTCTATACATTTTCTACGGAAAATTTCAGTCGCGATGATGAAGAAGTCGGCCAGCTCTTTGCGCTGTTTAAAGAGAGGTTCATCCGCGTCCTCACAGACGAACGCGTCCACAAGTACAGGATCCGTGTCCAGATGGTCGGCGACAGGTCGCTTGTCCCCCCGGATCTCCTTGAGGCAATCAGTGAGGCAGAAGAAGCGACAAAAAATTATTCGGGATTCTGCCTCAATATCGCCCTTGCGTATGGCGGGAGAAACGAGATTGTGCTTGCAGCCCGCGACATCCTGTCATCAGTGGAGGGGGGTGCAATTATGCCGGACGCCATTGATGTGAAGATGGTCGAATCGCACCTGCATGGAGGGAAGGGGCTGCCGCCGGTTGACCTGATCATAAGGACCGGGAACGACTGGCGCACGTCAAATTTTTTGCCATGGCTTGCAAACGGCCACGAATCCGCGGTCTATTTCTGTGCGCCGTACTGGCCGCTTTTCAGGAAGATCGACCTCCTCCGGGCGATCCGCGTGTATGACCAGCGGATGATCTCAAAACAGTGA
- a CDS encoding radical SAM protein: MTLSKGCILCHKGAKMVLFVTGRCDRSCWYCPLSSERKGKDAVYANERRIESPAEMITEAEAMSALGTGVTGGEPLLCIDRVVTYCDALKKHFGKDHHIHLYTAKAPSEEDLLALKGLVDEIRLHPPRECWEDILNSDYIRAAKRAKELGFDIGMEVPALPGLNHLIPALPYLDFLNINELEWGETNADAMRLRGFELADGVHNAVQGAQEWADELLKNDKVHWCSSTFKDSVQLRERLKRIARNTARPFDEVTDDGTVVYGVLEPDLGTMATCADYCRRELGEECFAPCGDHIETAWWALEKLGDRLAGKKYVIERYPNGGIIVEVTPL; encoded by the coding sequence ATGACTCTTTCCAAAGGTTGTATCCTCTGTCACAAAGGTGCAAAGATGGTGCTCTTTGTTACGGGACGCTGCGACCGTTCGTGCTGGTACTGCCCGCTCTCATCTGAACGGAAAGGTAAAGATGCAGTCTATGCAAACGAGCGCCGGATTGAAAGTCCCGCCGAGATGATCACGGAGGCAGAGGCCATGAGCGCCCTTGGTACCGGGGTCACGGGGGGTGAGCCGCTCCTCTGCATCGACCGGGTCGTTACCTACTGCGATGCGCTCAAAAAGCACTTCGGTAAGGACCACCATATCCACCTGTATACCGCAAAAGCCCCCTCTGAAGAAGACCTCCTCGCACTAAAAGGTCTTGTTGACGAGATAAGGCTCCACCCCCCCCGCGAGTGCTGGGAGGATATTCTCAATTCGGATTATATCCGTGCAGCAAAGCGGGCAAAAGAACTCGGGTTTGATATTGGCATGGAAGTGCCCGCGCTTCCCGGGCTTAACCACCTGATCCCTGCACTCCCGTACCTTGACTTCCTGAACATCAACGAACTCGAATGGGGCGAGACCAATGCCGATGCTATGCGGCTGAGGGGATTTGAGCTTGCCGACGGGGTGCACAATGCGGTTCAGGGTGCGCAGGAATGGGCAGATGAACTCCTCAAAAACGATAAAGTCCACTGGTGTTCATCGACCTTCAAGGACTCGGTGCAGCTGCGCGAACGCTTAAAACGCATCGCCCGCAACACCGCGCGCCCGTTTGATGAGGTGACCGATGACGGCACCGTGGTATATGGCGTGCTGGAACCGGATCTTGGTACCATGGCTACCTGTGCCGATTATTGCCGGAGGGAACTGGGCGAGGAATGTTTTGCTCCCTGCGGGGACCACATCGAGACAGCGTGGTGGGCATTAGAAAAACTCGGCGATCGCCTTGCTGGTAAAAAGTATGTGATTGAACGGTACCCGAACGGGGGCATTATCGTGGAGGTGACCCCGCTGTGA